In Aristaeella hokkaidonensis, the following are encoded in one genomic region:
- a CDS encoding carbohydrate ABC transporter permease: MSMAIRKERIVPRKDTLWHQVRINKASYLLMAPYFILFFLFTVLPVLMSVYLSFNYFNMLEPPRWVGWANYIKLLLEDDIFIISLRNTLLFAVITGPVSYILCLLFAWIINEFRPRVRAFLTLVFYAPSICGNAYMIWNLILTGDRYGYLNGVLLRMGFLNEPVLWMQTEKFVMPVLIVVQLWLSLGTGFLSFIAGLQTVDKGLYEAAAIDGVKNRWQELWFVTLPAMKPQLMFGAVMQITQSFAVADISIALAGNPSVNYSGATIVTHLLDYGSTRLDMGYASAIATILFLLMVGTNKLVQRILRRVGE, from the coding sequence ATGAGCATGGCAATCCGGAAAGAACGGATCGTGCCGCGGAAGGATACCCTGTGGCACCAGGTCCGGATCAACAAGGCATCCTACCTGCTGATGGCGCCGTATTTCATCCTGTTTTTCCTTTTCACGGTGCTGCCCGTGCTGATGTCTGTTTACCTTTCGTTCAATTATTTCAACATGCTGGAGCCGCCCCGCTGGGTCGGCTGGGCCAACTATATCAAGCTGCTGCTGGAGGATGATATTTTCATCATCTCCCTGCGCAACACCCTGCTCTTTGCGGTGATCACCGGGCCGGTCAGCTACATCCTGTGCCTGCTCTTTGCCTGGATCATCAATGAGTTCAGGCCCCGGGTGCGGGCGTTCCTGACGCTGGTTTTCTACGCCCCGTCCATCTGCGGCAACGCGTATATGATCTGGAACCTGATCCTCACCGGCGACCGTTACGGATACCTGAACGGCGTCCTGCTGCGGATGGGCTTCCTGAATGAGCCGGTCCTCTGGATGCAGACCGAAAAGTTTGTCATGCCGGTGCTGATCGTCGTCCAGCTGTGGCTGTCCCTGGGCACTGGCTTCCTGTCCTTTATCGCGGGCCTGCAGACGGTGGACAAGGGTCTCTATGAGGCGGCGGCAATCGACGGCGTCAAAAACCGGTGGCAGGAGCTGTGGTTTGTGACCCTGCCGGCCATGAAACCCCAGCTGATGTTCGGCGCGGTGATGCAGATCACCCAGTCCTTCGCGGTGGCGGATATTTCCATCGCCCTGGCCGGCAATCCCTCGGTCAATTATTCCGGCGCGACCATCGTCACGCACCTGCTGGATTACGGTTCCACCCGCCTGGACATGGGCTATGCCTCGGCCATCGCGACCATCCTGTTCCTGCTCATGGTCGGAACCAACAAACTGGTGCAGCGGATTCTCAGAAGGGTAGGTGAATAA
- a CDS encoding carbohydrate ABC transporter permease, giving the protein MEKAKNSRLLPSWLHRNPVELTAEQEEILRQKRLAKIHRKMKRKSGKKKLNRSTAGNAALFILMGICGVFMVLPLVMILNNAVKPLDELYQYPPRIFVRNPTLNNFTDLYVLLNESWVPFSRYVLNTIIITLGGMTGHVIIASMAAYPLAKNHFPGKKILFSVVVLSMMFSWTVTQIPQYLIISWLGINNTYAALVLPAWSFGMGLYLMKQFMEQLPDSLMESARLQGANEWQIFWRIVMPNVKPAWLTLAIFQFQQMWANTGSMFLRSEELKPLQYALQQITSGGVSRAGAGAAVTFLIAAVPIIFFLICQSSIMETMTTSGMKD; this is encoded by the coding sequence ATGGAAAAGGCGAAAAACAGCCGGTTGCTGCCTTCCTGGCTGCACAGGAATCCTGTGGAACTGACCGCGGAGCAGGAGGAGATCCTGCGGCAGAAGCGGCTGGCAAAAATCCACCGGAAAATGAAGCGGAAATCCGGAAAGAAAAAGCTGAACCGGTCCACCGCCGGCAACGCGGCGCTGTTTATTCTCATGGGCATCTGCGGCGTGTTTATGGTGCTGCCGCTGGTTATGATCCTCAACAACGCGGTGAAACCCCTGGACGAACTGTACCAGTATCCGCCGCGGATCTTTGTGCGGAACCCCACGCTGAACAATTTCACAGATCTTTACGTCCTGCTGAATGAAAGCTGGGTGCCCTTCTCCCGGTATGTGCTGAATACCATCATCATCACCCTGGGCGGCATGACCGGCCATGTGATCATCGCCTCCATGGCGGCCTATCCCCTGGCCAAGAATCATTTCCCCGGCAAAAAGATCCTGTTTTCCGTGGTTGTGCTGTCCATGATGTTTTCCTGGACCGTGACGCAGATCCCGCAGTACCTGATCATTTCCTGGCTCGGCATCAACAACACCTATGCCGCGCTGGTGCTGCCCGCCTGGTCCTTCGGCATGGGCCTGTACCTGATGAAGCAGTTTATGGAGCAGCTGCCGGATTCCCTGATGGAAAGCGCTCGTCTGCAGGGCGCCAATGAATGGCAGATTTTCTGGCGCATCGTCATGCCGAATGTGAAACCGGCCTGGCTGACGCTGGCCATTTTCCAGTTCCAGCAGATGTGGGCGAACACGGGCAGCATGTTCCTCCGCTCCGAGGAGCTGAAGCCCCTGCAGTATGCCCTGCAGCAGATTACCTCCGGCGGGGTGAGCCGTGCGGGCGCCGGGGCGGCGGTCACTTTCCTGATCGCGGCGGTCCCGATCATCTTTTTCCTGATCTGCCAGAGCTCGATCATGGAGACCATGACGACCTCCGGCATGAAGGACTGA